The genomic region gtaagtaccaccaaacctccttgtactttgatgtatttaattttgtcattaatgcatcataggtagagcaataaatgttcTTAGAATAGGgtctcaaaaatgtcaaaaaatgtctaggcacgtctgcgttggtgccaggcgtgtctgtgttcgCCAAGCGCGTCTGTGTAGGTGCTAGACACGTCTGTGTCTAAAACCATGTTTGTGTCGAATGCGTGCATGTTTGAGTCATGTAGGGGTGTCTGTGTCATACAAGTGCGTATGTGCatagcataggcacgtctatgtcatacaagcgcgtctgtgttgtttagaTGCGTCTGTGCAGTCTGTAAGCGCATTTAAGTCTAAAAATGCagagttttgtcttctaggtcaaatcgacagttctatgatgaacatacactgtcgattggataagctgctgagaggatacactcaagcaggtcctctagggaagactaggatagatcagggcactttgtgatgaacagtgagtaccaagatagagtactttgtgatgaacagggagtaattaaagtataagcagcactttgtgatgaacaatgagtgcaaatgtgatgagcactttgtgatgaacagggagtgcaaaatacgtagtactttgtgatgaacagggagtaccattaggatagatagcaacactttgtgatgaacagtgagtgtcactaggatagatagccatatgcatttagataaaaagtagcattttgtgatgaataatgaatgccactataactgacatgattgatttgcttgactgcaggagtatttgcctatgttggagtcatgggagagattcccatcgatgcAGAGATTGTGACCTGAGTTGTCAGTTGAGGATAGAGCtacgaggagatgggtttgagacatgtactgtatgtgcctgagtttcgggtgaacatgggtttgctgactacgctggctgagagatagcactctgagatgtgcacattccatttaccgatgggtgagatgacagtcaccctggaggatgtctacaggatactacGGGTACCGATTGATGGGGCGCTGATTCCATACAGTCGAGACGGTGACaaagaggccttgagacgggtgtttcaggaccctAGACTAGAGATGAGagtaggacacgtggcatgggacaccatgatagccacaGGACTAGTGCTGCCGACAGTaataggaggagctatcagtgggttcctgtgtccggatagggcgacacgggggttggtggtgggttggggaggagcactggagacactaatGACGCAACACACCAGATacgcctggggaccgtgtgtgctggcccatttgtattatgagcttcattagtttgtttatcatggattagtgggattgggctgtaGAGTGACATTGCTACaagtatgggcctacgagcatctgccagttacccgaccaatacacttcaggggcagaggtcatggatgcagctttgtacatttgtatgatatgatcacatcacagccgcagattggcaggttagagcattggcggcgagtgatagatgacattgatgtagtcatctagAGACCATACCTAGGctgcaaggagtgggaggatgacgcagtggagctgccttacaccttccggagtaggtacttaattgggcggatgccctatgtgttagagagaTAGCTGGTGGATAGGGTTTACAGGCAGTAtggtaggatccagaggatgccacggggctcgggcatgtatgctcgcacagttagagatcaggcacagtttgggccgttgcTGTCGTATGATTAGGCAggcacacagctggcagagatgatgcccctaccctgggatatgtggcctgagatcaaggatgccagcatggatgccgagtatacaactTATTGGGCAAAGCATCCGTTCCCacagttgacagatccaggagaggcattggagggagatgggggggggAGATGATGACGAGGGTGGAGGTGATGGAGCTAGAGGGAgacagaggaggaggggagtagttggagagaggagggttgcaccttggagggagggtggagaggagagagaggctcgggtggtgaggggtcgcagtggattgccggtgcaggtgctagcagcacagggtcctagagcacagggtcccagacaggtgcagagataggtacagggacagggacagagacagggacagagacaggtacttGTACAGGCAcaagtacaggtacaggtacaggcataggggaaggcacccgcagagggggagccacaggcagaggcagagggggctaacctagtggaggatgagctactagatctaagggagatctgccagggccagacagatgagatctaggagctagagagggagaagGACTGGCTCAGGACgaagctcagagatactgagcaggagagAGACCAAGCTATTCAGCTCTATACAAAGgctaagacagcactgagggcagggagacaggcagcagaAGATGCAGGGGCAGGATATGCGTATGTCCTGCAggaaggagaggagatagcctactagagggacctctactatggtgcagtgccagcagatcagcaggtgaggagcttccatagaccgtcgcgtacaacgaCAACTACgagagggagtcggaggagacaggcatcgagtggtggggttatgggcccgccaccaccaccagatagaggggacaagcaggatgatcctggggtgggtccctcaggggctcagattccaccgaggccaggcagctccgagggagggagttcatcatagccttagagggctccctttgtatcaattTTGaccatttgaataaatacatttatttatttaaattatccttttcctaaattaaataaatatcttatttatttaattatcccatttcttctattaattaaataaatctttatttatttaattaattcattagcctttttctacacatgacacatgtcattcatctcttaattcctacactacctacctctttcattattttattatttcttctacctaccctctaatcctagccgacctcctttttacacctctcaatcttatccctccatttcatatagtgtcttctatataaggagatgcttccttcattatcaaaccctaatcaatcactctaatcaatcatcctaatgatcTAATGAACTATTTTTGATCATTTGACTATACTATGATCctgcttgcaaccacattccgttctttgttgagctcttgtgcacataaaatccgagagaaaatatatcaaggaagatcaattgagataggaagaatggagatcaaaaccttattggacacatgatggtataatctttgtgatttcatttgattttgcattgtcttaggtaatcttcatatgttatggtggatctttgttattgttaggctagggtttggtggttgaatccatttagcctttcaattttgttactattgttatccattttcaccataaacaaatacAATTTGTTTCAGCACCTATCTAGAGCATGCTATGATCCCGAGGGTTACATCCATTCAAGCAAGAAAAGACAGGATTTGGGAGACTACCTCCATGAGGAGgctgaatttgaagacatgtgcaggaataaggaggtggaagagcttgtAGGAGTTATGGAGACCGTGGAGAAGAAGCTACAGGAAAGAAGGtagagactagaaaacatggagggagaaccAGCCCAAAGTGATTCAAGGGAAAATGAATTAGTCTCCAAGCTCCGTGCCCttgagaaggagaaggattcaGAGGTAGAGGATAGGCTTATTGTTGCTCTAAATGCAGAGACAGATGAAAGAATAGTAGaacatgtttcttttgtatctgatgatcagttcattaagtctaaggaattcaaatcattcctgtaccacttcaagggtaagaaattgagggaagcagtgccaaatgtGACTCCTGAGAATGAAGTAgaaatgatgatgaggttgaagaaAGACATTAACACAAAATTTGAGACTATGACCCCACAAAGGGGCAGACAATTGCTAGTAGAGGtaggaataattgtgtttccaagatgggacctgagtgcttcatttatttttgattctttgttacgttcagataataaggatatgaagataaacatccaaggagtgtaagatatttttattggatcaagatatgatccaaaggaggaagaattgttattgtgggccttatatcctcttaataagaggccaaaaatcattgatgtagataaatattttggtcacatgatgaccttgaaggttggagaagtagATCCTATAGTCACAACTAACAtgggtatcaatatttcaaaatttaataaggcccaaatgaaacatgggatagcagagaagaataagtataaggctttgtatgaagagacccttaagaggagtgggcaccaTGTTCCCCAACTTACAGATTCAGGAGGCCAAtggaagaatttttttgaaaagctatcttatgaacaTAACAAGTTGAAAAAATAGATGAAGAGCATTAGGACTGATACCACTTGCATGTTGCTAAGTAGGAGGTATGACAATATGAAGAAAGCATTGAATGAATTCTGGGGTGAATATcaaaggaacatggacaatatgatttcacacaccagaatttgagatagactcGACATGATGTTACAGGATGCAATGACCAAAGATAAAGTATAAAAGAAGGTGCAAGGTCTGCTTGTTACACATGACAGAGTTACATAGGCATTGAAGTCTAAATTTGATGAATGCCAGCAGATTGTTGAGCATGGGATTCCCAGtctggtagatgatgcaggtgtgatcaaagacaaaactGTATGGATCTCTGAGTGCAAGTCTATGCTTAATGCAACTCAAGCCATCGCCAGAGAAAAtgtccttgacatgaatgacacgGCTGATCAATTGGAAAAAAATTTATGTGATTGAGAATGCAGCTAAGGATGCCATCTTCAATGCTACAACATATAAGGATCCGGCCTACTTGGGGCATATTAAAAAATATGGAGGGCGGCTAGATTGAAAGTCCTAGTGTGGTGTTTTAGTTTatgtaatgtaattgatatcttagttaggcattttaatttctgttcagttagttgttaagataatgaaagggtgtgtcctttcactccTATCTTTCAGcatttgtatttgtattgagtcatcTTGCATAAcaaagggatttttttttttgggggggggggtttggATCATCATTGctgtaaggactgaaagtcatatgtattaggaaattttataggaagtagaagtgtcattttgtgtaagcaaattgcaatgaagtatctccaagtgtagcttCTGTGTACTGTCATTTCTTAgacattaatatacaagattcgctGTTTCTACTTCAAATGTACTAATTACTTTATGTGttgatgaaatatgctttgtcctcttgataaatctgtatAAGAATTTGCTGTAATGTGAATCACATTTTGTTACATCAAATGTGAGTTTcggttcttattgtttatgtgagacatattgaaccattatagtgattattgatattgtctcttgagttgataatgtTATCTATCCacaaagtatcattatattctAAGATATAGAGACATTGCTCTGTTGTTAATTCTTTCAGATCCTGATTTAATATGCATTAGGTCCTTGAGAGAGAAGTATTCTTCTAAAACCTTTTGAATTattctattgcatatttcttgaaTGTCCTAAAACCACTTTATTTCCAAAATATAACAATCTTTGTACACAATTATCTTTTCATTCAGTTTTCAATCTTGCGAAGAACTGTCGTAGTAAAGTTTAAATTATCTTGTGAAGAACTATCTTAGTAAAGTTTAAGTCCACTATAAATAaccttttttgtgcttgagaggaagaggcacacccacctgggtttagtggagtCTAAAGTGCAGAGGGAATTGGTCTTCGACCATGCCTGTTCGTTGCCCAAGcccgattggactacttgagggtTTGGTGAGTATTTttgttttccaatttgtggttttgggcaccaacaacttgttccaccaaatggaagagatagggaaattaagaccatgctaaggaaattcatcataccaagtgaggtgttaggaaactatttaccattttttatgcattttccacattttgaggtgatgatccatattttggattaggtgtttgaataatggaatacTCAAAGCTCCACATGTGAATTTGATAGTCATTTCAACGATGATTGTCCCTTAGGTTGTTACTTTTCTCAAATCTGGCCTATGAGCCTTTGTATGCCTAAAatagcataaatttgcattatgatctaaAACAACTTCtaaagcctcattaggcatttagGCATATCAATTTAATGCTAGGAAGTCATGCTAGGAGGTTcagtataagtaaaaatgcataaaatgcaaaaattcacatttgagcaaaagttgtcattgttgcttgacaactttttgcaactttttgagaaactttgcatttttttagcaaatcggtggttaggaaaccgatgaagagttagttatgaccaaaatggcatataaaatgctctgaGAATGACAAAAATGACCaaaatagaaactcaattgtgctacaagaatttaattttatttgtactcatatatattgaaatgcttgactttgatgttatacaacaatttcatgcacatacaatcaaaaacatttgttttttcaccatatataatgaaatgttaacaacaatttcaaaatagaGAAGATAAGAGTACCAGTTGGTGTCAACAATTATTTTTTTCTTCcggtaaagctatattttatattaattctgaaaaCATTTACATTCTAAAAGATAAACCTCGACGGCTAGCCGACTAGACCATCAAAGTTGGTGGACGGTATACATAACagtccatacataacacattaaaaaacatttaaaaaaaaaatagtccttgcttcaaaaaaggttgtatgtGCCATCTTGCTACTCCATGTGAACAGTGACTGTGCCCTCTTCCACATCCAGCACTTCCATGTTCCTAGCTTGGTTAATTTTTGTCTCCCTATTGGAGCCTTCACCGAACTGCAACACACgacccttcttagttgttcttCCACAAGGTCAACCCCGTCGTTTTGTGCATGCAAGAACCGTtcgttgcacaagtgctctatattctGACCAAGGTCCCCATTTTGCCATCTCCACACGCGCTTCCCAGACATCAACTgtctcaaggtattgcacaataccatacaTCCTAGCTTGTGCTACACTTCTTCTAGCCTCTTTATCGAATGTGGCACTCCAGAGCAAGAACGGTTGcaagggaggagtgaattcactcaCATGAATCCATGCTCCGCCCACACTTTCAAAGTCGTCCATGTCTCATGTCAAACCTAATAAAGCTTCCATTCCGCCTAGCCATTCCTTCTTGACACACTTGTTCATGATTCTCTGACTTTCAGAATAGGTCGGAGCTCCAAACACCATGCCATAAACAGAGACACTATGTCTGCATTCATTCTGTACTTCCATCCACCGTCTACGTACTCAGGCCCAAGGATCAACTTCACCGTAGATAGGAATGCGGTGTCTTCATAGATAAATatgttcatcaacctatcatcgcttattcgtccccaaaatgggacctgtgttttgcttgtttctaaagaaaagttggcctccatatttcaAATCAAGATACCTGTGATTCCAAAATGGACGTGCAAATCTATCAGACTAACATCGacgtctataaattatttcaatttttatcaacctatgccttaattttttagtgctttctaataactaagttcATCTACCACGTGTTCCATGTTATTCTACAATCTAAGTTTATGCACAATAGTCTGTGGATGTTTTTGTACACTTACACATTTCCATATCATGCTATCCTacaaagaccttggattcatatgatGCACAAAGCTAATCAAAAGTTTCTTCGATTAACAAGGCGCGTTGTGCGCTTTTGCCCATGACTGCTCCAAAACGATAGTATGCAATGACTAACACGcctgttagtcgcacgttttacaccatcgattttgcaatgaaTGGGTAGCGATTGACTAACACAATTCTAACATGTTGTACAATAGGTGCTCCCGCTCCAAAGCAGACCTTTTGTACAACGTGTTAGCGATAGGTTACTCAATCACaaccattaattgcaaaatcgacgatgtaaaacACTCTACTAACCCCCATGTTAGCAAATCTATACTTCATTTTTGAACCAAAATACATGCACACGCGACTAACACGCGTGCTAGTCAATCCGTATTGTCTTTTTCGAGCCAAGATGGACACGTTCCACCACAGctccaaaacaaacatttttttttgttattttagactatttatgtaataaatagtaaatcatattaaaataagaAGACCAAAAAACTTGTGTAAAATTATCTACAAATTTATATGGGTATTtctacatattcatttgaatcatttgaagataatttgaatATTAGTGTTAATCATCCAAAGACTAACACACGTGTTAATTGTAATCGTCCAaggactaacacgcatgttagtaaaTCGCATGTAAGTCAATCCGGAGTCCACAAGGTTGATTAAATTAAGAAGGCAATGCTAGTTACATCGGAGAAGTGGAAAAAGCATAATATTGTCTTGCCAATAAccaatgaggctatcggtaagactcatACCGAAAAGCGCAACAGTGCAAATGTCGCCAAATGTGAAGGTTGTAGCAAAAAGAAAGTCCGAATAGCTTCGCCCAGAAATGACAGACCAAATAGACGCGGGCAACCTAACACCAATCACCCACCAAAACGACAGTACAACGAGACTAACACGCGTTTGTGTCGCGCGTTTTACCACGACTTTTTGGAGCCAGCAAACACGCGTCCAGGCCAATATCTAATAATTTCAAACTAGAGCAAAACAAGAATAACCAAagcaaaacaaaacaataaaattttCGCTCTAAGTATAAACaaaaacatgcaaattttcccaCTATATACAACCAGGAAAAAAAAGGCTACTCCACATACCTAACAACCTTCAGAAATAAAACCTCCTTCAAGAATGCAGGTTGCCCTTGAATAGTAACTCCTTGCTACCTCCTTCTTAAAACCCTTCTTTCCCTTTGAAAACATCCTTAAAAAACAACATAAGACTTCAACAATGAGGGCTTTGGACACTTTCTTTAATCGCACATCAGTCCCTTTATTCTTCCTTTTTTCCACATGACGCAGAAAATCGTAGGAGGACGCGTCGTACAGTTCacctaacacgcgtgttagtgggGAGTGGCGCATCcgcattctacatcatccattttTCAATGAACGACTTTGATTTTTTCCACATGAAGCCACAGAAAATGGCATCAATATTCTGCTGGAACGGTATAGGGCATACTACGGTTTtcctaacacgcgtgttagtggcGCATTCTACATGGTCTATTTTTCACTGAACAACTGCGATTGACTAAGGAGTAAGGACACCACTTGTCAGTAACATGTACAAGAGGTTTTGGAGGGAGCCATCGTGATTTGGAAGCCCGCACCCTCTTTTTCCCTCCGTTTTGGCGTCCGAACGCAATCATCTACACTTGTCGTTGGTTGTTTGTTTTTCATGGCTTTTAATGTGTGTGTTAGGCACAACACACCGGTACGAGCCGCGGTCCAGGGTCTGCCGTCCTCCGGTATGTCCACGTAGTTTTGCATGGGCCCCGATGTTTGAAACAGCCGAGTCTAAGACAACTCCACGTCATTTTCCTTGGGTCCGACGGCTGCACCAAATTGGCATGGTATACTTGTCTTgaacatgtatgtcgatgcatgtcgttggtacgacaggtcacttttggagccagGATAGATGCATCCTATAAATATATCGGACATGTCACTATTCATTTCCGATATATTTTAAAGGGATTAAATAGTCAACTATAAATTAAGGTGACGTTGGAATTATATTAAAGGGCTGAAGGTGGTTTTTACGCGATGTAGGTAAAGGATTGCAACTTGACTTCCCACAAACATTAACATTGTCTGAAGTGGTTATTCTGATTATAAGTTGGTGATTAATTACCGCCATTGAATTTTAAGCACAAGAAATTTCTATGAATCATGCATAGAATCTGATACAGCGATAAATTCAAAGTGACGTTCCTCTTTCAGCCTAGAAGTTCTCTCCGTCGCCAACAATTTAGCGATAGGAAACAGGGCAAAATTATGCTTTACTCTTTTCTTGGCAGTTACAGTGTTTTGCAATTTGAAGAGTTATGGTGCTGCAGTCGAGGCTGGAGATACTCTATCGTTGGGTGCTTCGCTTGCTGGAAACCAGACAATAATTTCCAAGAATGGCACATTTGAGTTGGGATTCTTCAGCCCAAATGGAAGCAACTGGTATATTGGCATCTGGTATGCCAAAATACCAGAGAAGACGACTGTTTGGGTGGCAAACAGGGAGACTCCAGCCAGAAACAGGTCTGGTGTTTTGAAGCTGTCAAGAGAAGGTAATCTGGTACTGTTCGATGCAGAGGGCGCTTCTATTTGGTCTGTCAACATGTCGAAGAAGGCCTCCCGGGCTGTCATATTGGATTCTGGTAATTTTTTAATGCTGAGCGGTAATAATAAATCTGAAACTGTTTGGCAGAGTTTCGACAATCCTGTAAATGCAGTATTGCCAGGGATGAGGTTTGGTGGACAGCAAAAGCTAGTTTCTTGGAAAAACTCACTGGATCCCGCTCCTGGGCTTTTCTCCTTGCATGTGGATCCATCTGGGGCCAAACAATTCGTGCTGACATGGAACAATTCTGTACAGTATTGGGAGACTGGAACTTGGGACGGCAAAATTTTCAGTGGACTTCCAGGCCTGAACAAGAGCTTTCATATGATTGTTGAAAGTAGTAGCTCTGGTTTGTATTTCAGTTATACATTGAAGCCTGAATACACTGTGCTCTCACGTTACGTCCTAACAAAGTTCGGAGGAATGCAAGTCAATGCTTTTGTCGATGGCAGTAAATGGAACACGTACTGGTCTCAGCCCGGAGACGCATGTGCCGTATATGGTCTCTGTGGTGCTTATGGAACCTGCAACTCCAACTCAGACAATGGCGCGTGGGATTCACAAGACTGGGGGTCCAGTGGCTGTGTTCGACAGAGCCCGTTATACTGCGATGCCCAAAATAGCAGCACTGACAGATTCGTCGACCTTAATGTGGCTTTACCTAATGATTACGCATCCTCGTGCACTGCGTTTTCTTTCAGTCAGCCGTCAGGGCCCTGCCAAAGCTGGTCCGGAGATTCGCTGAACATGCGCAACTCTCCTCCGTCGGAAAGCAGTTCAAATGTCTCCATCCGAGTAGGAGCCTCCGAACCTCCAACGAAACGCAAAACCTCTAGTATTGTGGGCACAGTGCTTCGTATTGTTGGTGCTCTCACTGTTGCTTTGGGTATCTTTTGAGTTTTCATCTGGCGAAGGCATCAGCTACGACCGAAGGACAGGTATGCAGATTCCTCGAACTCCTTTCTTAGAATATTTAGTTAGAAGGAATTGAAGATTGCAACTAGGAATTTCAAGTCTGAGTTGGGGAGACGAGGATTTGGCTCGGTGATCAAAGGATCTCTACCAGATGGTACAATGGTTGCTGTAAAGAAAATGAAGTGTTCACGACAAGATGAAAAGCAATTCCGAGCAGAAATCAGTTCTCTTGGCAACATACAACACGCCAATTTGGTCAGGCTACAAGGGTTTTGTGCAGAAGGATCAAGACGGTTACTGGTTTATGATTACATGCCCAAGGGTTCTCTGAATTCTATACTGTTCACCGGTAGTTCCAAAAGTAAACGGGAGGTAGTCGACTGGAAGACCCGATTTGAGATCGCACTAGGCACTGCAAGAGGGTTACTTTATCTCCATGAAGAATGCCGAGATCACATCATTCACTGCGATGTTAAGCCGGAAAACATTCTGCTGGATGGTGATTTGTCACCTAAATTGGTCGATTTTGGGCTGGCAAAGCTTGTGGGTAGAGATTTTAGTCATGTGCCGACCACTACAAGGGGAACGAGAGGATACTTGGCTCCAGAGTGGATCTCCGGTCTTCCCATCACTCCCAAGGTTGACGTCTACAGTTTTGGTATGACACTCTTGGAAATCATTTCGGGGCGAAGAAATCTGGACTTAAAAGTGCAAGATTCAAGTTTGTTTTACTTTCCCCCATGGCCTGCAACTCAAATTCAGCAGGGGAACACAATGAACATTGTGGAGGAGGGTGTTGCAGAGGAGGCAAACATGGAAGAGGTGAGAAGAGCATGTGATGTGTTGTAGCCTTGTTATGCATTCAAGAGGACGAGGAAGTGAGGCCTAGAATGATGCAAGTGGTGCAGATGCTGGAAGGGAAGGTGGAGCCTCAAACTCCGCAGGTTATGGACAGGCCAGTGGACCGAAGCGACACAAGCAGAATCAACTATAGCC from Cryptomeria japonica chromosome 3, Sugi_1.0, whole genome shotgun sequence harbors:
- the LOC131874190 gene encoding S-locus-specific glycoprotein S13-like, with the translated sequence MLVTSEKWKKHNIVLPITNEAIGKTHTEKRNSANVAKCEGCSKKKVRIASPRNDRPNRRGQPNTNHPPKRQYNETNTPTENGINILLERYRAYYGFPNTRAQHTGTSRGPGSAVLRYVHVVLHGPRCLKQPSLRQLHVIFLGSDGCTKLACLEVLSVANNLAIGNRAKLCFTLFLAVTVFCNLKSYGAAVEAGDTLSLGASLAGNQTIISKNGTFELGFFSPNGSNWYIGIWYAKIPEKTTVWVANRETPARNRSGVLKLSREGNLVLFDAEGASIWSVNMSKKASRAVILDSGNFLMLSGNNKSETVWQSFDNPVNAVLPGMRFGGQQKLVSWKNSLDPAPGLFSLHVDPSGAKQFVLTWNNSVQYWETGTWDGKIFSGLPGLNKSFHMIVESSSSGLYFSYTLKPEYTVLSRYVLTKFGGMQVNAFVDGSKWNTYWSQPGDACAVYGLCGAYGTCNSNSDNGAWDSQDWGSSGCVRQSPLYCDAQNSSTDRFVDLNVALPNDYASSCTAFSFSQPSGPCQSWSGDSLNMRNSPPSESSSNVSIRVGASEPPTKRKTSSIVGTVLRIVGALTVALGIF
- the LOC131874191 gene encoding G-type lectin S-receptor-like serine/threonine-protein kinase SD2-2, with translation MVAVKKMKCSRQDEKQFRAEISSLGNIQHANLVRLQGFCAEGSRRLLVYDYMPKGSLNSILFTGSSKSKREVVDWKTRFEIALGTARGLLYLHEECRDHIIHCDVKPENILLDGDLSPKLVDFGLAKLVGRDFSHVPTTTRGTRGYLAPEWISGLPITPKVDVYSFGMTLLEIISGRRNLDLKVQDSSLFYFPPWPATQIQQGNTMNIVEEGVAEEANMEEMLEGKVEPQTPQVMDRPVDRSDTSRINYSHVSS